Below is a window of Dietzia timorensis DNA.
TACGCATACTCTCGCCGCGTATCGTCGCGATCTCGCCCGATACCAGGAGTACTTGGACTCGGTGGGGGTCGAGGAGCTTCGGTCGGTCGACAGCGGTCATGTCGAGGAATTTCGCGGAAGGCTTGGCCGAGGCGATAGGGAAGCGGGGACCAAGCCGTTGGCAGCGAGCTCGGTCTCGCGGACGATGTCGGCGGTGCGCGGCCTGCACAAGTTCGCGGCGAAAGACGGGACGGTGACGGACAACGTCGCCGCCGCGGTCGCGCTGCCGAGTTCGGGGCAGAGGCTGCCGAAGGCGCTGTCGGTCGCCGAGGTGTTCGCGCTGATCGAGGCGGCCGGGGACACCGAGGTCGATACCGACCCCGGGCGCATCCGTAACCGGGCGATGGTCGAGTTGCTGTATTCGAGCGGGCTGCGGGCGAGCGAGCTTATCGATCTCGATCTCGACGACGTGGGGGCGGTGGTGCGTGCCGAGCCCGGCGAGTTCGCAGCGATGAGGGTGACCGGCAAGGGGTCGAAGGAGCGCTTCGTTCCGGTTGGCGGTCCGGCTCGCGAGGCGCTCGGCGCCTATCTCGTGCGTGCCCGTCCGGCGCTCAACACGGCGGGAAAACCCGCGCTCTTCCTCAATAAGCGCGGTGACCGAGTGAGTCGGCAGACGCTGTGGCAGTTGGTCGGTGACTCGGCACGGCGGGCCGGTATCGAGACCGAGGTATCGCCTCATACGCTGAGACACTCGTTCGCAACGCACCTCCTCGAAGGCGGCGCAGATATCCGCGTGGTGCAGGAGCTGCTCGGACATGCGTCCGTGTCCACGACACAGATCTATACGAAGGTCACGATCGAGACGCTGAGGGAAGTCTGGGCCGAATCCCATCCGCGCGCGAAGTAGTCAGGCGGTAGGGTTGTTGAGAATGTGCCAGGGGCACTGGAACTGCCAAAGGAGGAGCGGCGAATGGCGAGCGAGGCACGGCCAATGGACCCGGCTCTGTTTTCGCGAGCAGAGCTACTCGGCAGCGAAAGCGATGCAGCCGGGGACGGATTCGAGGCTATTCCCGAACCGCAGCCGCTGAGCTCC
It encodes the following:
- a CDS encoding site-specific tyrosine recombinase XerD; the protein is MSTSDVIADYLNHLAVEKGAATHTLAAYRRDLARYQEYLDSVGVEELRSVDSGHVEEFRGRLGRGDREAGTKPLAASSVSRTMSAVRGLHKFAAKDGTVTDNVAAAVALPSSGQRLPKALSVAEVFALIEAAGDTEVDTDPGRIRNRAMVELLYSSGLRASELIDLDLDDVGAVVRAEPGEFAAMRVTGKGSKERFVPVGGPAREALGAYLVRARPALNTAGKPALFLNKRGDRVSRQTLWQLVGDSARRAGIETEVSPHTLRHSFATHLLEGGADIRVVQELLGHASVSTTQIYTKVTIETLREVWAESHPRAK